One genomic segment of Methanothermobacter tenebrarum includes these proteins:
- a CDS encoding 50S ribosomal protein L11 methyltransferase, which produces MDLEAINREWGKCKCGKRHLDTTMGHILTIMVEEGLLDKKSSLRSVGTPLMSIGYPLSRAPFLSPKSLILLSDKLDKKTAKRIIEEVPEIKGVIKGNPMMTVGILDSKYKPLVYERLAGCDMRCDIIKSQRGALCIYKRQSRMHIESPSSSYLKVMNLYNILRKFKSSFKVIDATCGPGTLGLFSLFAGASKVVFNDIWSESLKMTLINLEVNHLKDEYGDFEVYNEDIRDLPSLIDEKYDLCIVDPFPGVDVSPFVRASRKLAKEILLIR; this is translated from the coding sequence GGTAAAAGACACCTTGACACTACAATGGGGCACATACTAACTATAATGGTTGAAGAGGGGCTGCTAGATAAAAAATCAAGTCTGAGAAGTGTTGGCACACCACTTATGAGTATTGGTTATCCGCTTTCAAGAGCACCATTCCTATCACCAAAATCTTTAATCCTATTATCAGATAAGTTAGATAAAAAAACCGCTAAACGCATAATTGAAGAAGTACCAGAAATTAAAGGAGTTATAAAAGGCAATCCTATGATGACAGTGGGCATCCTTGACTCAAAGTATAAACCTCTCGTATATGAAAGATTAGCTGGATGCGATATGCGCTGTGATATTATAAAAAGCCAAAGAGGAGCCTTATGCATTTATAAAAGGCAGAGTAGAATGCACATAGAATCTCCAAGCTCTTCATATCTGAAGGTGATGAACCTTTATAATATCCTAAGAAAGTTTAAAAGTTCATTTAAGGTTATAGATGCAACATGCGGCCCTGGGACCCTAGGATTGTTCTCACTCTTTGCAGGGGCCAGTAAAGTAGTATTTAATGACATATGGAGTGAGAGTTTGAAAATGACCCTTATAAATTTGGAAGTAAACCATTTAAAGGATGAATATGGAGATTTCGAAGTATACAATGAGGATATAAGGGATCTTCCTTCACTCATTGATGAGAAGTATGATCTTTGTATTGTTGACCCCTTCCCAGGTGTTGATGTTTCTCCTTTTGTTAGAGCTTCTAGGAAGCTTGCCAAGGAGATACTCCTTATTCGTTAG
- a CDS encoding tripartite tricarboxylate transporter permease, which yields MFDLILTCILGILCGTITGIIPGIHVNTVGAFTFAASSILFKFFSPESLAVFLLSMSITHALLEFIPSMLVGVPDEATALSVLPGHRMILEGQGKRAIRLIAIGGLGGILFTILSIPLFLVFLPPAHEFLKPYIGLLLLIMSIYLIISLNRNLEAIAWSSIIFILSGIMGWIILNTPLSPNISLLSTFSGLFGVSTLLYSLGEGSILPRQLTVNEIRIDTRLLRGIFGGGIAGALLGFLPGFGPAQGSILAQEISGGDDGHVENLLTSLSALNTSDALFSLMTIYLIGNARSGIAVYISKIMENFGLNHLIFFSFVSIISAAASFILCIKIGDFLIDHIQYMDYNRLSRLLVYFISLLVIIFSILENAPLHFILLAYITSIALGLIPHYVGISKSHLMGVLIIPALAIYL from the coding sequence ATTTTTGATCTCATCCTCACCTGTATTCTAGGAATCCTATGCGGCACCATAACAGGTATCATACCAGGCATCCATGTCAACACTGTGGGCGCCTTCACCTTCGCCGCATCATCCATACTTTTCAAGTTCTTTTCCCCAGAATCTCTAGCTGTTTTTCTACTCTCAATGTCCATCACCCACGCGCTCCTAGAGTTCATACCATCCATGCTAGTGGGCGTCCCAGATGAAGCAACAGCATTATCCGTACTACCAGGCCATAGGATGATATTAGAAGGGCAGGGTAAAAGGGCTATAAGATTAATAGCCATCGGCGGACTCGGGGGTATACTATTCACAATATTATCCATACCATTATTCTTGGTTTTCCTCCCCCCAGCACATGAATTCTTAAAGCCATATATAGGATTATTACTCCTTATAATGTCAATCTACCTTATAATAAGTTTAAATAGAAACCTAGAGGCTATTGCATGGTCTTCGATAATATTCATCCTATCCGGGATCATGGGATGGATTATTTTAAATACTCCACTTTCACCCAACATTTCACTCTTATCCACTTTTAGCGGCCTCTTTGGCGTTAGCACATTACTTTACAGTCTAGGTGAAGGTTCAATCTTACCCAGACAGCTTACAGTGAACGAAATTAGAATTGATACTAGGCTCCTTAGGGGGATTTTCGGGGGCGGGATTGCAGGGGCTCTACTAGGGTTTCTCCCAGGCTTTGGACCGGCACAAGGCAGCATATTGGCCCAGGAGATCAGTGGCGGAGATGATGGTCATGTGGAGAATCTTTTAACATCCCTCAGCGCTTTGAACACATCAGATGCTCTTTTTTCCCTTATGACTATCTATCTTATAGGTAATGCTCGCAGTGGAATAGCAGTATACATCTCGAAGATAATGGAAAATTTCGGTTTAAATCACCTCATATTTTTCAGCTTCGTATCTATAATATCAGCAGCCGCATCATTCATCCTATGCATAAAAATAGGGGATTTTCTAATCGATCACATCCAATACATGGACTATAATAGGCTTTCAAGGCTACTAGTATACTTTATAAGCCTCCTCGTGATAATCTTTTCTATATTGGAAAATGCACCATTACATTTTATTTTACTAGCCTATATAACCTCCATAGCCCTCGGCCTCATACCCCACTATGTGGGTATTAGCAAATCCCATCTCATGGGAGTTCTAATAATACCGGCACTAGCCATCTACCTCTAA
- a CDS encoding elongation factor 1-beta, producing MGEVVATIKLMPESPDVDMSKIKAKIQSSIPKDAELYKIEEEPVAFGLIALNVMVVVDDAAGGTENVEKNLSKIEGISNIEVTDLRRLI from the coding sequence ATGGGAGAAGTTGTTGCTACCATAAAATTAATGCCAGAAAGTCCTGATGTGGACATGTCAAAAATAAAAGCTAAAATCCAATCATCAATACCAAAAGACGCTGAATTATATAAGATAGAAGAGGAACCCGTTGCATTCGGTCTCATAGCCCTCAATGTGATGGTTGTCGTGGATGACGCGGCCGGAGGGACAGAGAACGTTGAAAAAAATTTATCAAAAATTGAAGGTATAAGTAACATAGAAGTAACTGATCTGCGACGTTTGATTTAA